A section of the Leptotrichia sp. HSP-342 genome encodes:
- a CDS encoding DUF4298 domain-containing protein, with protein MKNDKIKRVEKMEKIMDKSADIFRELNEALDKLEENLTDYKKLDEYYSSENWFLDVEDFNNGVLPQDLKCGVLSEDGAYNLFGENHELAIRMVEIAARMLRR; from the coding sequence ATGAAAAATGATAAAATAAAAAGAGTTGAAAAAATGGAAAAAATTATGGATAAATCAGCGGATATTTTTAGAGAGTTGAATGAAGCATTAGACAAACTGGAAGAAAATTTAACAGATTATAAAAAACTGGATGAATATTACAGCAGCGAAAACTGGTTTTTAGATGTAGAAGACTTTAATAACGGTGTTTTGCCACAAGACTTGAAATGTGGAGTTTTGAGCGAAGACGGAGCTTATAATTTGTTTGGGGAAAACCATGAACTGGCAATTAGGATGGTAGAGATTGCAGCTAGGATGTTGAGAAGATAA
- the efp gene encoding elongation factor P, which translates to MKPAAELRQGSTYRKDNIPYLILKAERHQSTSGKRQRAAEVKFKTKELISGKIQEITVLATELMDDIILDRNQMQFLYETDGEYNFMDQESFEQITLSAEDLGDAVNFLEEEMIIQVLMYEGTPVGVELPNTVIREVTYTEPGLKGDTIGRATKPATVSTGYELQVPLFVAIGDKIKIDTRTGEYIERAN; encoded by the coding sequence ATGAAACCAGCAGCAGAATTAAGACAAGGAAGTACATATAGAAAGGATAATATTCCATATTTAATACTAAAAGCTGAAAGACATCAGTCAACATCAGGAAAAAGACAAAGAGCAGCAGAAGTAAAATTTAAAACAAAAGAGTTAATCTCAGGAAAAATACAAGAAATCACAGTTTTAGCAACTGAACTTATGGACGATATTATTCTTGATAGAAATCAAATGCAATTTTTATATGAAACTGATGGAGAATATAATTTCATGGATCAGGAATCTTTTGAGCAAATTACTTTATCAGCTGAAGATTTAGGAGATGCAGTAAATTTCTTGGAAGAAGAAATGATTATCCAAGTATTGATGTACGAAGGAACTCCAGTTGGTGTAGAATTACCAAATACGGTAATTAGAGAAGTAACTTATACAGAACCAGGATTAAAGGGTGATACAATTGGACGTGCGACAAAACCAGCAACTGTATCTACAGGGTATGAATTGCAAGTGCCTTTATTCGTAGCAATTGGAGATAAAATCAAAATTGACACGAGAACTGGTGAATATATTGAAAGAGCAAATTAA
- a CDS encoding SIMPL domain-containing protein (The SIMPL domain is named for its presence in mouse protein SIMPL (signalling molecule that associates with mouse pelle-like kinase). Bacterial member BP26, from Brucella, was shown to assemble into a channel-like structure, while YggE from E. coli has been associated with resistance to oxidative stress.) has translation MKKIQFIIIPTILSFGLIISAALISNAMNKANKDENRITVKGVAERRIKADKALINIVISEKSENIDELKKIISEKEKLATDLIKNLKIDGNDYSIGNLRIQPNYIESSSNVKQQGTINSGTVPQSVKISDYEGVETISIVTKNIDKVEEFFQKLLELKLQSNNIQINEPEFFITNIERYKKDMVVDASRNAEIRAIEMLKVNNNEIGGLKNISQGQFEILEDTEDVRKINENEANQIYKKMRVVVTATYLIKY, from the coding sequence TTGAAAAAAATACAATTTATAATAATTCCTACGATATTATCCTTTGGATTAATAATATCTGCGGCATTAATTTCAAATGCCATGAACAAAGCAAATAAAGATGAAAACAGAATTACAGTAAAAGGAGTTGCAGAACGTAGAATAAAAGCTGATAAGGCGCTTATAAACATTGTAATCTCTGAAAAAAGCGAAAATATTGATGAATTAAAAAAAATAATATCAGAAAAAGAAAAATTGGCAACTGATTTAATTAAAAATCTAAAAATTGATGGAAATGATTATAGTATTGGAAATCTAAGAATTCAGCCAAATTATATTGAAAGTTCATCAAATGTAAAACAGCAGGGAACAATAAATTCAGGAACAGTTCCACAGAGTGTTAAAATTTCTGATTATGAGGGAGTTGAAACAATTTCTATTGTAACAAAGAATATTGATAAAGTTGAAGAATTTTTTCAAAAATTATTAGAACTAAAGCTACAAAGTAACAATATTCAAATAAACGAGCCAGAATTTTTTATAACGAATATCGAAAGATATAAAAAAGATATGGTAGTAGATGCTTCTCGAAATGCTGAAATAAGAGCAATTGAGATGTTAAAAGTAAACAACAATGAAATTGGTGGACTAAAAAATATTAGTCAAGGACAATTTGAGATACTAGAAGATACAGAAGATGTGAGAAAAATTAATGAAAATGAGGCTAATCAAATTTATAAAAAAATGAGAGTAGTAGTAACTGCAACTTATTTGATAAAATATTAG
- the pyrE gene encoding orotate phosphoribosyltransferase, which yields MANLTLEEKVAKALFDVKAVKINVGEPFTFASGIKSPIYCDNRYVLGFSDERDIIVEAFVERIDKNVDVIVGVATAGIPWAAFIADRMKKPLAYVRNKPKDHGAGKQIEGSEVKGKKVVVIEDLITTGKSSLIAVDVLQKEEVKELEVKSIFSYGFDSAKANYAKYNCKFSSLSNFDVLIKLLAQTDYLTQEEAKIALEWSKNPEKWGR from the coding sequence ATGGCTAATTTAACATTGGAAGAAAAAGTGGCAAAGGCATTATTTGATGTGAAGGCAGTAAAAATCAATGTAGGAGAGCCTTTTACATTTGCATCTGGAATAAAGAGTCCAATTTATTGCGATAATCGTTATGTATTAGGATTTTCAGACGAGAGAGATATAATTGTAGAAGCATTTGTTGAAAGAATTGACAAAAATGTGGATGTGATTGTAGGAGTTGCAACTGCTGGAATACCTTGGGCTGCATTTATTGCTGATAGAATGAAAAAACCTCTTGCATATGTGAGAAATAAACCAAAAGATCATGGCGCAGGAAAACAGATTGAAGGTTCAGAGGTTAAAGGGAAAAAAGTCGTTGTAATTGAAGATTTGATTACAACAGGTAAAAGCAGCCTTATTGCAGTTGATGTGCTTCAAAAGGAAGAAGTGAAGGAACTAGAAGTAAAATCAATTTTTTCTTATGGATTTGACAGTGCAAAAGCAAATTATGCGAAATACAATTGTAAATTCAGTTCACTTTCAAATTTTGATGTTTTAATAAAATTATTGGCTCAAACGGATTATTTGACACAGGAAGAAGCAAAAATTGCTTTGGAATGGAGTAAAAATCCTGAAAAATGGGGAAGATAA
- a CDS encoding dihydroorotase encodes MEDDKIIILKNGIDIFGKKIEILINGEIIEKISENIDESRFKNNENARIIDIEGKLVMPGVIDVHTHMREPGITYKEDFTTGSRACAKAGITTFYDMPNTIPTTTTLENLLEKKKLASKKSIVNFGFHFGGSKNDNIEEIKKVLRNGEANTVKIFMNVTTGEMLIKDDKILKKVFENSELVLVHTENEMIDKAIELNKNCGKGLYVCHIPSENELKKVINAKKNDDLNTKEHPIYAEVTPHHLFLNTEIRESTERNKMLLRMKPELREKSDNEFLWEAINQGEVDTIGTDHAPHLISEKLEKITFGMPGVETSLALMINASNEGKISLETIQKLMCENPAKIMKIEKRGKLQEGFFADIIVVDTQKEWIVGVDDTIESKCGWTPYKNWKLKGKNTMTIVNGKIIYENGKINDIHKGKEIKFSE; translated from the coding sequence ATGGAAGATGATAAAATTATCATTCTAAAAAATGGAATAGATATTTTTGGAAAAAAAATTGAAATTTTGATAAATGGAGAAATTATTGAAAAAATTTCTGAAAATATTGATGAAAGTAGATTTAAAAATAATGAAAATGCACGAATTATTGATATTGAAGGAAAGTTAGTAATGCCAGGAGTTATAGATGTGCATACACACATGAGAGAGCCGGGAATTACGTACAAAGAGGATTTTACAACAGGTTCACGTGCGTGTGCCAAAGCTGGTATTACGACTTTTTATGATATGCCAAACACGATTCCTACGACCACAACGTTGGAAAATTTGCTGGAAAAGAAAAAATTAGCGAGTAAAAAGTCAATTGTAAATTTTGGATTCCATTTCGGTGGAAGTAAAAATGATAATATTGAGGAAATAAAAAAGGTTTTGAGAAATGGCGAAGCTAATACAGTAAAAATTTTTATGAATGTAACGACTGGAGAGATGCTTATCAAAGATGATAAAATCTTGAAAAAGGTATTTGAAAATTCTGAATTGGTACTGGTTCACACTGAGAATGAAATGATTGACAAGGCAATAGAATTAAATAAAAATTGTGGAAAAGGGCTTTATGTCTGTCATATCCCATCAGAAAATGAATTGAAAAAAGTTATAAATGCCAAAAAAAATGATGATTTGAATACAAAAGAACATCCAATTTATGCTGAAGTTACCCCTCATCATTTATTTTTAAATACTGAGATTCGTGAAAGTACAGAGCGGAATAAAATGCTTCTAAGAATGAAACCTGAATTAAGAGAAAAATCTGATAATGAATTTTTGTGGGAGGCAATAAATCAAGGAGAAGTTGATACAATTGGAACAGATCACGCACCACATCTAATAAGTGAAAAATTGGAAAAAATTACATTTGGAATGCCAGGAGTCGAAACTTCACTTGCACTTATGATAAATGCCTCTAACGAAGGGAAAATATCACTTGAAACAATACAAAAGTTAATGTGTGAAAATCCTGCAAAAATAATGAAAATTGAAAAAAGAGGAAAGCTACAGGAAGGTTTTTTTGCCGATATAATTGTAGTTGATACACAAAAAGAGTGGATTGTAGGTGTAGATGACACAATTGAGTCAAAATGTGGCTGGACTCCTTATAAAAACTGGAAATTAAAAGGAAAAAACACAATGACAATTGTAAATGGAAAAATTATTTATGAAAATGGGAAAATTAATGATATTCATAAAGGAAAAGAAATTAAATTTTCAGAGTAA
- the pyrF gene encoding orotidine-5'-phosphate decarboxylase — MARIDERAKDRIFVALDYDNMEDAKRLVEKLGDNISMYKVGLESYLNTDGKLIDYLHEKGKKVFLDLKFHDITNTVKMACANAIKKNVFMFNIHCSNGSKTMKEVAELVKESKSESLLIGVTILTNLGENDIFEMFKNDLKLEEIVLNLATLARNNGMHGIVCSPQEAKGVKEKLGEKFVTVCPGVRPKFTLNADGKSNDDQTRIMTPADAIKQGVDFLVVGRPITRAVNPAESAKLILEEISEAL, encoded by the coding sequence ATGGCTAGAATTGATGAGAGAGCAAAAGATAGAATATTTGTTGCACTAGATTATGATAACATGGAAGATGCGAAAAGACTTGTAGAGAAGCTTGGAGATAATATTTCAATGTATAAAGTTGGACTTGAGAGTTATCTTAATACAGATGGAAAATTAATAGATTATTTGCACGAAAAGGGGAAAAAGGTATTTTTGGATTTAAAATTTCACGATATTACAAACACTGTAAAAATGGCTTGTGCGAATGCTATTAAAAAAAATGTATTTATGTTTAATATTCATTGTTCAAATGGAAGCAAAACTATGAAGGAAGTTGCTGAATTGGTAAAGGAAAGTAAATCAGAAAGCCTTTTAATTGGAGTGACAATTTTGACAAACTTGGGAGAAAATGACATTTTTGAAATGTTTAAAAATGACTTGAAATTAGAGGAAATTGTTTTGAATCTTGCAACACTTGCTAGAAACAATGGAATGCATGGAATTGTGTGTTCACCACAGGAGGCAAAGGGTGTAAAGGAAAAATTAGGAGAGAAATTCGTAACAGTCTGTCCTGGGGTACGTCCTAAATTTACATTAAATGCTGATGGGAAAAGTAATGATGACCAGACACGAATTATGACGCCAGCAGATGCGATAAAACAGGGGGTAGATTTTCTTGTAGTCGGGCGTCCAATAACTAGGGCTGTAAATCCAGCAGAAAGTGCAAAATTAATTTTGGAGGAAATTTCAGAAGCATTATAA